A window of the Callospermophilus lateralis isolate mCalLat2 chromosome 7, mCalLat2.hap1, whole genome shotgun sequence genome harbors these coding sequences:
- the LOC143403520 gene encoding junctional adhesion molecule A-like, protein MGTKAKAGGKQLLLFTTAILCPLVLGKGTVHISEPEIRVPENNPVKLPCSYSGFSSPRVEWKFVQGDTTSLVCYNNKITASYEDRVTFSPSGITFQSVTRKDNGMYTCMVSEEGGNNYGEASIQLIVIVPPSKPTVNIPSSATIGNRAVLTCSEQDGSPPSEYIWFKDGIQMPTDPKNNRAFINSSYTLNQKSGELVFDPVMGSDTGEYSCQAQNGYGTPMKSEAVRMEAVELNVGGIVAAVLVTLILLGVLIFGIWFAYSRGYFDRTKKGTSSKKVIYSQPTARSEGEFKQTSSFLV, encoded by the coding sequence ATGGGGACAAAGGCGAAAGCCGGGGGAAAACAATTGCTTCTCTTTACAACGGCGATCCTGTGTCCCCTGGTGCTGGGCAAGGGTACAGTACACATATCTGAACCGGAAATTCGAGTTCCTGAGAATAACCCGGTCAAGTTGCCCTGCTCCTACTCTGGCTTCTCTTCTCCCCGTGTGGAGTGGAAGTTTGTCCAGGGTGACACCACCAGTCTGGTTTGCTATAACAACAAGATCACAGCTTCCTATGAGGACCGTGTTACCTTCTCACCATCTGGCATCACCTTCCAATCTGTGACCCGGAAAGACAATGGGATGTATACTTGTATGGTCTCTGAGGAAGGTGGCAACAATTATGGGGAGGCCAGCATCCAGCTTATTGTGATTGTTCCCCCATCTAAGCCTACAGTCAACATTCCCTCCTCTGCTACCATTGGAAACCGGGCAGTACTGACTTGCTCAGAACAAGATGGTTCACCGCCCTCTGAATACATCTGGTTCAAGGATGGGATACAGATGCCTACAGATCCCAAGAACAACCGGGCCTTCATCAATTCTTCCTATACTCTGAATCAGAAGTCAGGGGAGTTGGTCTTTGATCCTGTGATGGGCTCTGATACCGGAGAATACAGTTGTCAGGCACAGAATGGGTATGGGACACCCATGAAGTCAGAAGCTGTACGCATGGAAGCTGTGGAACTGAACGTGGGAGGCATTGTAGCAGCTGTCCTTGTGACACTGATTCTCCTTGGAGTCTTAATTTTTGGCATCTGGTTTGCCTATAGCCGAGGCTACTTTGACAGAACAAAGAAAGGGACTTCAAGTAAGAAGGTGATTTACAGCCAGCCTACTGCTAGAAGTGAAGGGGAATTCAAACAGACTTCGTCCTTCCTGGTGTGA